The sequence CGAATTACTCGTTCGCCTGCTGACGATGGAAGGCTATGAAGTAGATACTGCCAGCGATGGTGAAGCAGGTCTTGCCAAAGCATTAGAAGAAACACATCAATTAGTACTACTCGATGTAATGCTGCCAAAGCTCAATGGTTTCGATGTATTAAAACAGTTGCGCCAACAAAGCCAGCTGCCGGTCCTAATGCTTACCGCCAAAGGTGATGAGATCGATCGGGTGATTGGCCTTGAGTTTGGCGCCGATGATTATTTGCCAAAACCTTTTAACGATCGCGAATTACTAGCGCGTGTGAAAGCCATTTTACGTCGCAGTCAGCTAATGCCACAACGCACACAACAAGTGCAACGCGGTGATATTACGCTGCATCACGGACGCCAAGAAGCAATATGCGGCGATGAAAAACTCGACCTAACAGGCACCGAATTCTTATTGCTAGCAGAACTGCTCGAATCGCCGGGGGAATTGCTAGATAAAAACAGCCTTAACCAAAAGGTACTCGGCAAGCGCCTACAAGCCTTCGATCGTAGTTTAGACATGCATATGTCAAACCTGCGTAAGAAATTACCAGAGCGCAACGACGGCCTACCGCGCATCAAAACGGTACGTGGTCATGGCTATATTTGGCTTGATAATTAAGTCAAACAATAAGGTCTTAGAGAATGCCCAAGCAGTTATTTTTAAAAATATTTTTTGGTTTTTGGTTCGTTACCGTCGCCCAGATGGCGGCGATTATGATCTTGCCAAACATGCTTGATCCTGCCAGCAAGGTTGATCCAAAAATAGAAGCATTCCACAAAAAGCTGGCCCACTCGTTAGCCAAGTCATCTAACCTCGAAAAATCTGTACGTAAATTACAGCACAAACTGCGTCCACCTCATTTCATCAAAAAACGTATTAGCGACAAACGTGGACGCCTCGATAATATATTTGTGGTGGATGAAAACAAAATAGGATTAAAAGGTAATCGCCTACCTAAGGACATTTACCTCGCGCTAATTCAATTGGAAGAAGAACCAGAGCGCCGCTATTTCCTCTTTAAGCGTTGGGGCGTATATGGTCCTTATGCCTTTACTAACGATGGTAAAGATTACAAATTATTTGTTCGCGATTTCGAACACAAGCATCGCTCCGTTGTACTCAACTTTCTCAAAAAACATCCTGGTATTATTATCGCAATCGCCATGCTAATCAGCGCCATTATTTGTGGCTTATTGTCTTGGCATCTATCGCGCCCTATTCGCTCTCTCGATCGCAGCGCCAAGCAACTGGCCGCGGGTGATTTAACTGCTCGTGCCGACAAACTCGCCTTGCGTTATCACGACGAGATTGGTCAACTCGCCAAGTCTTTCAACGAAATGGCAGACTCGGTGCAGTCGATGGTTAATGGCCAACAACGCCTGCTCGGCGATATTTCTCATGAAATAAGAACGCCACTCACTCGCCTCCAACTTGCCTGTGCCATTCACCGCCGTCAATTTGGCGAAAATGATGAGCTAATGCGAATCGAACATGAAACCGAAGTTATCGATAAAATGCTTAATCAGTTACTGGCATTATCACGCTCAACACTAAGTGATGATCATCCATTTGAGCAGGTAGACTTCGCGTTTTTTATGGAAGAAATCATAGATAACGCGCGCTTTGAAGCCCATCAAGCAAACAAGCAGCTCGACAGTACTATCGCGCCAGATATAACTGTTGAATTGCAGTGGGATTCGCTAGCCAGCGCCATCGAAAATATTATTCGCAACGCCATTAAGTATGCCGACAGTAAAGTGTGTTTCAACGCCTATCGCGCTGATGAACAGCTAACTATCACCATTAGCGACGATGGTAGCGGTGTAGAAGAGAGCCACCTTGAAAACCTATTCACTCCCTTCTATCGCGTATCAACTGCTCGCGATAGAAAAACTGGCGGCACCGGCCTCGGCCTAGCTATCGCTCACGAAGCCGTTAAACGCCACAGCGGAAAAATCAGTGCCAGCAACAATGAAAAAGGCGGATTATCTGTCACTATTGTTCTGCCACTGACACCAAAAATAGATAACGCACGCAACGATTAACAGACCCACAGCCGTTTATTAGTCACCACTATTTAGCCGCTAGTCTCCTGCCACTAATGTCGCAAGCGCATGACGCTAGCAATTAGAAAATAGGCTAGGTACAATGCGTGCAAAGACTCTCATTCGAGCCCAACATGTTACACGTAGCTTTATACGAACCTGAAATCCCGCCTAACACAGGCAACATTATCCGCCTGTGTGCTAATACCGGTTATCACCTGCACCTCATTGAGCCATTAGGCTTTGATATTGATGATAAAAAGCTTAGACGTGCCGGTTTAGACTACAGCGAAATGACTCACGTATCGCGTCATAAAAGCTATCAAGCAATGCTTGAAGCAGTTGCACCAAAGCGCGTGTTTGCTTGTACTACCAAGGCGACTTGCAGCCACAGCGAAGCAGGTTTTGAAGACGGTGACATGTTATTATTTGGCCCCGAAACCCGCGGACTTCCGATGGAGATTATTGAATCTCTTCCGCCAGCACAACGCATTCGTATACCCATGCTGCCAGAAAGCCGCAGCATGAATTTATCTAACGCAGTAGCAGTTATCGTTTACGAATCGTGGCGACAAGTTGGCTACATCGGAGCTAGGGACTATGAGACCTAATCAAATACGCCGCAGAAAACGCATTCATATTCGTCATCAATCACAACGTCGAATGGCGTTTTACGCCGAAGAAAACGCGCAAAAGCCTAAGCCTTTTCGCTGTTATACCGATCGCCAAAACAAAGTTATTGGTGAATAAAAAAATGGTCTGCATTAGCAGACCATTTTTGTTTCTTAATATAATGAAGTCATTAAGATTCAATCTTCTTCGAGCGCCCTAATAAGGCCTTGGCGGCGACTGCAGCGTCTTTACCTTCGTAAAGCACTTGATAGATTTGCTCGGTAATTGGCATTTCAACGCCTAAACGCTGTGCTAGCAAGTAAACTTCTTTGGTATTGCGATAGCCTTCTACCACCTGACCAATTTCCTCGATCGCTTGCTCGATACCAACGCCTTTACCCAGCGCTAAGCCGAAACGACGATTTCGCGATTGGTTATCGGTACATGTCAGCACCAAATCACCTAAACCAGCCATTCCCATAAAGGTGGCCTGTTCAGCGCCAACAGCTTGACCAACACGGCAAAGCTCGGCTAAGCCACGAGTCACTAGTGCAATGCGCGCATTAGCACCAAAACCTAAGCCGTCTGACATTCCCGCACCAATAGCGATAACGTTTTTCACCGCACCGCCAAGTTGAATACCTGTAAAATCAGTATTTTGGTAAACGCGGAAGTTTTTCTCGTTGTGAAGCAGTTGCGCTAAATGCTCAGCAAAATCACTTTCACACGACGCAAGTGAAATTGCTGTCGGTAAGCCCGCCGCCATCTCTTTAGCAAAGGTTGGCCCTGACAAAACCGCTAACGGAATGTCATCACCTAAGATCTCACGCGCCACATCTTGCAATAAGCGGCCAGTATCAGCTTCTAACCCCTTGGTTGCCCACGCTAAGCGGTGCTCAGGCGTTAACAAAGGTTTTAGCTGTTTAAGCATATCGACAAAAGCAAAACTCGGCACCACCACCAAAATCGTTTTGGTTGCGGCAACCACAGCGGCTAAATCGTCGCTCATGGTTAGACTTGGCGGGAAAGCTGCACCAGGGAGGTACTTTTCGTTGCTACCATCTTTAGCAAGCTGCGCCACATGCTGCGGGTTATGCGCCCACATCAGAGTTTTGTTGCCATTGCGGGCTAAACAAATAGCAAGGGCAGAGCCATAAGACCCTGCCCCTAAAACCGCAATATCCGCCGGAGGCGTTTGATGCGATGTAGTCATAATTAGTGAGCTACGTTGTCGCCTTGTGCTTCATCAGCATCTTGACGAGAGTTTACGTATTGCGCGAATAACGCGTCAAAGTTAACTGGCGCTAGGTTTAATTGTGGGAATGTACCCGCAGTTACCAAGCTAGCAATCATTTGACGAGCGTATGGGAATAAGATGTTCGGACAGTATGAACCAATAGAGTGTGCTAGTTGGTTGCCTTCGATACCCATGATAGTGAAGATACCCGCTTGTTGAACTTCAGCTAAGAACGCAGTTTCTTCACCAATAGTTGCTGTCACAGTTAGTGATAATACAACTTCGTATAGACCTTCTTCTAGCTTGTTGCTACGCGTATCTAGATCTAACTTAACATCTGGCTCCCATTCTTTTTGGAAGATTACTGGTGAGTTAGGCGTTTCGAAAGAAACGTCTTTAGTGTAGATGCGTTGAATGTGAAATTCTGGGTTTGCTTGTTCTTCAGCCATGATAATTCCTTGGTTTAATTCTTATTGGTTAGCGCTATTACGCTAATAATTTGTCTAAGTCGCCTGATGCATGCAGTGCGAATAAATCGTCACAGCCGCCAACAGCTTGATCATTAATGAAAATTTGCGGTACAGATGTGCGTCCAGTGCGCTCAATCATTTCGTCGCGTTTTTCCGGTTGCTCTTCGATATCGATTGTATCGTAAGCCACTTCTTTGCTGTCTAACAACGCTTTTGCGCGCTTACAGAAAGAACACCACGAACGAGAATAAATAGTTACATTGGCCATGTCGCCACCTCTACTTTTTAGTTAATGGCAAATTCGCATTACGCCATTCTGTGATACCACCTTGCAAATTATATAGGTCGTTAAACCCTAGTTTTTGCAACATTTGGCACGCTTGGTTTGAAGTCATGCCTGAATTACATACAACAATAATGGGGGTGTCTTTGTATTTTTCAATGCTTGCTAGGTCATTATTTTTAAACTTAGATAATGGAACAAGTTTAGAGCCTAGGATATGTCCTTTTTTGTATTCGCCTTCACCGCGCACGTCTAGTACAACGGCGTCTTCGCGATTCATCATCATGGTCGCTTGTTGGTGATTTACCTTCTTAATACCATTGATACTAGCTCGAATGCTGGTTACAACAACCGCAATAAACAAAATAACCCAAGCCGCTGTTAACCAGATATTTGCTTGGAAAAATTCAACATATTCTTGCATTTTATGTCCTAAAAAATTGTAAAACTCGTAACGATTTGGCGCTTAGTATACAGACCAAATAGTCAGTTACCAATGTCTTATTCTTATCATGCCTCCACCTACAGCTGAAGCGGTAAAACAAGGCGTCAACAAACACATCATTGCTGAAATAATTTATTCTAACTTTCAATGACAATTGTGTTTTTTATCGGCCGCGCTCGGTGTAATATGTGTCACACATTTTGTCATCAAAAATCTAGTCACTCAGTTAGGAAGTTAAATTAATGTCTGCGGCCAAAAAACCATTAGTGCTCGTTATCCTTGATGGATGGGGTTATCGCGAAGATCAAACCAACAACGCCATCGCCCTAGCTAACACGCCAGTGTTAGACAAACTATGGCAAGATTACCCAAGCACGTTGATTTCAGGTTCAGGCATGGATGTTGGCTTACCAGATGGTCAAATGGGTAACTCTGAAGTTGGCCACGTTAATATCGGCTCTGGCCGCGTGGTTTACCAAAACTACACCCGCATCGACAAATCTATTCTCGACGGTGACTTTAACACCAACCCAGCTTTTGTTGATTACATCGACGCTAGCGTTAACGCAGGCAAAGCAGTGCACATCATGGGCTTATTATCGCCAGGCGGTGTGCACAGTCACGAAGACCACATGCTAGCGTTAATTAAACTAGCCAGCGAGCGCGGCGCTAAAGACATTTACTTCCACGCCTTCCTCGATGGTCGTGACACGCCACCACGCAGTGCACTCGCTTCAATCGAAAAAGTACAGGCGCTATTTAACGAGTTAGGCACTGGCCAAATCGCATCACTCGTTGGCCGTTACTACGCCATGGATCGCGATCAACGTTGGGACCGCGTAGAAGTTGCTTACGACTTATTAACGCAAGGCAAGGGCCAGCATCAATACGATTGCCCAGTTAAAGCATTAGAAGCAGCTTATGAGCGCGACGAAACAGACGAGTTTGTTGGCGCCAGCGCTATTACCAACAACGGCAACGCCGTCACTATCGAAGATGGCGACGCCCTATTCTTTATGAACTTTAGAGCAGATCGCGCCCGTGAAATCAGCCGCGCGTTTATAGACACTGACTTCACTGGTTTTGAACGCAATAAATGCGTCGAGCTTTGCGGTTTTGTGCAACTAACACAATACGCCGATGACATCATCAGCCCAATCGCCTACGCGCCAGAGAAATTAGATAACGTGTTGGGTGAGTGGCTACAAAACCACGACAAGACGCAACTTCGTATTTCTGAAACTGAAAAATACGCTCACGTGACCTTTTTCTTTAACGGTGGTGTAGAAACTGAATTTAACGGCGAAGATCGCATCTTGATCCCATCTCCTGATGTTGCAACCTACGATTTACAGCCAGAAATGAATTCAACGCTGTTAACTGACAAGCTAGTCGGCGCTATCGAAAGCGGTAAATACGACGTGATTGTGTGTAACTACCCTAACGGCGATATGGTTGGTCACACAGGTGTTATGGACGCAGCAGTTAAAGCCTGTGAAGCCGTTGATAGCTGTATTGGCCGTGTGGTAGAGGCGTTAGAAAAAGTCGGTGGCGAATGTTTAATTACCGCCGATCACGGCAACGCCGAGCAAATGGTTAATGAAACAACTCAGCAAGCACACACAGCACACACCAGCGAGCCAGTACCTTTCATTTATGTTGGTCGCCCTGCAACACCAGCAGGCGTTGGTAAACTAAGCGACATTGCCCCAACAATGCTGCGCTTGATGGACATGGAGATCCCAGAGCAAATGACGGGCACTCCATTAATGACGCTCAACTAAGTTGTTACGCTTCTTCGGCATAGCACTTATGACCACGCTGCTCTTTAGCAGCGTGAGCTTTGCCGATGACAATAAAGACCAACTCAAAGCCATTAAAGGCAAAATCGATGAGCAAAAATCACTGCTCGCCAAACAGAAAAAGCAACAACAACGCCTGCAAAATTTGTTACGCGATACCGATAAAAAAATCGCAACAGCAGCTAACGATCTCTACAAAACACAGCAACAACAAAAAACAGCCCAGCGCGAACAAGCCGCGTTAGTCACTAAAAAACAAACCCTCAAGAAAACACAATCCCATCAACAAGATGTCTTAGCTAAGCAGCTAAAAAGCGCCTATATGACGGGTAATCACGATCTCATGCAATTACTGCTTAATCAGGAGCAAAGCGGTAAGACAGAGCGATTACTTGGCTATTATCAATATCTCAATAAAGCGCGTGTAGAGGCAATCGACGAATTAAAACAAACAGTCAACGCACTGCAAGATGTCGAAGCACAACTCGTCAACACACTTGCCGTATTAGACAAACTACTTAAACAACAGCAACAAGCACAAGCCGCGTTAAAGAAAGAAAAACAAACGCGAAGCAATGCGTTAGCCCAGCTACAAAAATCTTATCGCGCCAACAGCGCCCAGTTAGAGCAATATCAGCTGTCCGAATTAGATATCAAACAGCTCATTAAAACGCAACGAGAAGCGGCACAGGCTCGACCGACGGAGAAACCTCTCAAGGGCTTAGCTAAAGTTCGCGGTCGCTTAACCAAGCCGACGAAAGGTAGAACAACCCACAACTTCGGCCAAAAGCGCAGCGGCCAGTTGCGTTGGAAAGGTGTCACCTTAGTTGGTAAAGAGGGCCAACCAGTCAATTCGGTTTACCACGGCAAAGTAGTATTTTCTGATTGGCTAAAAGGCTTTGGCTTGGTGTTAGTGGTCGATCACGGCAACGGTTATATGAGTTTGTATGGCCATAACCAAGCGCTACTCAAGAAAGCTGGCGATTACGTGGGTCAAAATGAACAAATCGCCTTGTTGGGGCAAAGTGGTGGTCAAGCATCACCGGGACTGTATTTTGAAATTCGCCACAAAGGCAAGGCGATTAACCCAACGCGATGGTTTAAAAAATAAACCAATGAGTCACTTTTAGAACAGTTGACGCCTTGGTTGTTGTATTTCGTTAACATCAATGCATAAATTAGTCATTAAGCATTATTGGCTTCGTCTAGAAATTCTGCTCAAATGACGCCAATACATGATGTAGTAAACAAGTCACCGGAGAGTGAATAACCAATGAAGGTACGTTTTTTATTTGTTAGCTTAATTGCGCTAATAGGCAGTAGCTTTAGTCACGCCACTGTGACGGCTAAGCCAAAAAATACGCCGCGTATCGCGATTGTTATCGACGACATTGGTTACCGCAAAACTGATTTTTCAGCCCTCGACCTCCCTGGACAATTTACCTATTCTGTTGTTCCTTTTGCTCCTTTTACTCAAACCATTGCCAACGCTGTGCATGATAGTAATCGTGAAGTTATGGCACATATTCCGATGGAAGCGGTGCACAATAATCACTTGCTGGGCAAAGGTGCATTAAAACTGGCAATGACCGAGCAACAAACACGACAGCAGGTACAAGATATTATCGCCGACATTCCTCATGTCAGCGGTATCAATAATCATATGGGAAGTCAGTTTACGACCAAGCCCAAAAATCTCGCGTGGTTAATGGATGAAATTTCGCATCAACAGCTTTACTTCATAGACAGTAAAACCACAGCCTATTCAATGGCAGAAAAAGTCGCTGTAGAACACGGACTGCGCACAGGTCACCGTCATATATTCCTCGATAACCAACTAGACACGCCTTATTTAAACCAGCAGTTTAATCAGCTAATTAAAATTGCCAAAAAGCATCACTACGCCATTGCGATTGCTCACCCGCATCCGCAAAGTATCCGTTTTTTAAAAGAAATTAGTGCTAAATTATCCGAGCTAGGTGTGGAATTGGTACCAGTATCAGCACTGTTACCAGAAATGACGCGCATCGCCCGCGCACGCCATCTAGACAATAAGACTGGCGCCAACAAACGCTATATTGGAGTATCGGCAACACTGCCTAAGTGATTGTCGGCTGTGCGTTCTTCTTCGCTTGTACACAAGCAATCTTGTCTCTGTGTTGCGTTACTATCTTCAAAACCGAATTCAGCATCAGATAGTAATTCTGAAGACACTTCCTCAGTATCCAGCTGAACACAGTCACCGTGAATCGGACAATCCTTTGCCACGACATTTACTAAATCAACTTGGTGCTTAATCATTTCCGTTCCATTCCAATTACAACAAACACACTATCAATAAAAGGCTCGCTCCAATCCAGAAATATGTCACTTTTGTGACAAATTCTGAACATAAAAAAAGCAGCTAATAAGCTGCTTTTTTCAAATCTTTTACTCCATGGCTGCCTTAAGCTTCTTCATGGCGTTTTTCTCAAGCTGTCGAACGCGCTCCGCCGACACCTCATAATACTTAGCAAGATCTTGCAACGTTGCTTTCTCATCATTGAGCCAGCGCGACTGAACGATGTGCTGACTGCGCTCATCTAATGTAGCTAGCGCATTGCGCAATTTATCATTAGCGTGATCTTCCCAGTTTTTCTCTTCAACGTAAGTTGCAACGTTTGAAGATTTATCTTCTAGGTATTGTGTCGGTGCAAAGTTAGTGCTGCCAGAATCATCATCGTCATTGGCTAAGTCAAACGAATTATCGGTCAACGCCATGCGGTTTTCCATTTCAAGCACATCACGTGTTGAAACACCTAACTCTTTCGCTACAACATCTACTTCGTCCTGATTAAACCAACCAAGACGAGTCTTATTTTTACGAAGATTAAAGAATAATTTGCGTTGTGCTTTAGTGGTAGCGACCTTAACGATGCGCCAGTTCTTTAATACGTACTCGTGTATCTCAGCTTTGATCCAATGCACAGCAAAAGAAACTAGACGAACACCCACATCAGGATTGAAGCGTTTAACCGCCTTCATCAATCCCACGTTGCCTTCTTGAATTAAGTCAGCGTGTGGTAATCCGTAACCAGCATAACTTTTAGCAACATGAACAACAAAACGGAGATGAGACATAATCAGCTTTTGTGCCGCCTTCAAATCGCCGTCGTGATATAAACGAGAGGCCAATTCATGTTCTTCCTCGGCATTAAGCATAGGGATCTGCGCAGCGCGAGAAACATAAGTTTCGATGCTACCAGAGGCTATTGGCATTAATGCTGTTGATTGAATTGCAGTACTCATTTACTACTCCTAATTTAAAACTCGACCCGAGTCTAGCACGCTATTTTAAGGATCGCTAGAGGATCCAAGCCGAGAATGTTACTAAGTTTTTCCGTCTTATTAGTCCGTCTAAAACTCACTTAGTTCACAATTGATTTTCTGGTTCAATTTCATAGACATGGCGCATTACAGAACCATAAGCTCCCAGCCATCCCAAGCCAGAACTCAGTGCGATCAAGATCAAAAATTCACTAAAACTCAATCCACTAAGGGTTAATTCCGAGCCTAATTGATTTGCTAATCCCACCAATGCACCTTCAACCCACCATAGGATCAACGACACACAAACCCAAGCAATCAACCCACCAATCAACCCATACCAAATGCCAGTGTAAAGAAATGGGCGGCGGATAAAGTCATTAGTCGCGCCCACCAGTTTTAACACTTCGATTTCTTCGCGGCGATTCAAGATGGATAAACGAATGGTATTGGCAATTACCAATGCCACCGCAAGCAACAGTAAAACGCCCAATGCTAATGCCGCATCATCTAGCAGGTTTACAATAGCAGTAAGTTTCTCAAGCCAAGTGACATCAAGCTTACCAAAGGCGATTTCAGGCTGTTGCTGCAGTTTTTCTAGTAGCTCACGAGCACCTTCAGGACTAGAGTATTGCTTAGTTGGCACTACTAAGATCACCGAAGGCAATGGATTTTTATCGAGATAAGATAGCGCATCACCAAAACCAGATAAGGTCTTAAATTCTTCTAGCGCGTCTTCCGCGCCAATGTAAGTTACCTTACTCACTTGCTCATACAAACCAATACGACGCAGTACGTTCTTAGTTTGATTTTCGTTAATACCTTCTTTCATAAACAAGGTGATTTCGGCAGCGCTATCCCAACTGCCACGTAGCTGCTGACCGTTTTTCATCAGTAGATGCAGCGCAGTCGGTAACGCCAAGCTCACACCTAGCACAGCCATCGTTAACAAAGACGAAATTGGCATTCGCCACAGCTCTCCTATGCTCGCTAAAGCCTGCTGTAAATGACGAATGAAATACATCACCAAACGGTGACCGGGATTGCTTTTGGTTGCGCCCGGCGATTTACGCTGACTAAATAACAGGCTCAAATTCACTCTCCCTTAAATCTGATGATGACAATCCATCTTGAATCATTTGTCCTTGACGCAGGGTAAAGGTGTGATACTTCATGCGTGCTATAAGTCCCAAATCATGAGTCGCAATCATTACGGCTACGCCAACGGAATTGAGATCTTCAAACACCTTGAGGATTTCTACCGACAAATGGGGATCTAGGTTACCCGTCGGCTCATCTGCCAATAACAACGGCGGCTTATTAACGATAGCGCGAGCAATACCTACACGTTGTAATTCACCACCAGAGAGTGAACTTGGCATGTTGTTTACTTTAGATAGCAAGCCAACCTTATCTAAGGCAGCAGCAACGCGGCGTTTAATATCAGATAGGTGATAACCTTCGATAATGAGTGGCAGAGCAACGTTATTAAAAACACTGCGATCCATTAACAAGCGGTGATTTTGGAAGATCATGCCGATATCGCGACGCGCGTATGGCACTTGCTTTTTGGTGATTTTATTGAGGTTGTGACCATTGATGAACACCTGACCCGACGTCGGGCGTTCCATCATAGCAATCAGCTTTAGCAGAGTACTTTTACCAGCACCTGAATGACCAGTTAAGAACGCCATTTCTCCCGGTTGAAGATGAAAATTAACCCGATTCAAGGCTTGTTGCCCGCCGGGATAGACCTTGGTTACATCTTCAAACCGAATCATTTAGCGCTCTCTTTTTTTATTATTAGAATTTATTGTTCTTCGCCAGTAAACAGGGCTTCGACAAACTCAGGACCATTAAATTCACGTAAATCGTCAATGCCTTCACCAACACCGATGTAGCGAATTGGAATCTTGTATTTATCAGCTAAGGCAAATACCACACCACCCTTGGCTGTGCCATCTAGCTTAGTAATGGTTAAGCCTGTCACGCCCACAGCTTCATTAAATAGCTGTACTTGGCTCATGGCGTTTTGTCCTGTTCCCGCATCAAGCGTTAACATCACTTCATGAGGAGCTGTTTCATCAAGCTTGCGCATTACGCGAACGACTTTCTTAAGCTCTTCCATTAAGTTTGATTTATTTTGTAAGCGGCCAGCCGTATCAGCGATTAACACATCAACGTTACGGGCTTTAGCAGCTTGTACGGCATCGAAGATAACTGATGCACTGTCAGCACCTGTGTGCTGCGCAATTACTTGAATATCGTTGCGCTCGCCCCACACTTGAAGCTGTTCAACCGCTGCAGCGCGGAAGGTATCACCAGCAGCTAATGCCACTTTCTTACCTTGTTGCTGGAATTTTTTCGCCAGCTTACCAATGGTTGTTGTTTTACCAACACCATTTACACCAACCATTAGAATGACGTATGGCCCATCACTTTTTTCGATGTCTAACGGCTGAGATACTGGCTTGATCACTTCCACCATCTCTTCTTGCAATAACTTATAGAGCGCTTCACCGTCTTTAAGATCTTTACGCGATGCACCTTGAGTTAAAGAATCGATAATCTTTAACGTGGTATCGACTCCAACGTCGGCAATTAATAGCTGCTCTTCTAATTCTTCGAATAAATCATCATCGATTTTCTTACCTTTGAATAAACCAAAGATACCACTACCGAAGTTTTGCTTAGTACGTTTAAGGCCTTCTTTTAAGCGGGCAAAGAAACCTGATTTCTTTTTCGGCTCTTCTTCCTCAGCCGCTTGCTCTGCTTCAGCTTGCGCCGCAGCTTCTTCAGCCGCCTGCTCTTTCGCTGCTTGCGCCGCAGCTTCTTCAGCCGCTTTCTCGGCAGCTGCTTGCGCCGCAGCATCTTCAGCCGCCTTCTCTGCTGCAGCTTGCGCCGCCGCTTCTTTAGCCGCTTTCTCGGCTGCCGCTTGTGCCGCAGCTTCTTCAGCCGCTTTCTCTGCTGCAGCTTGCGCCGCCGCTTCTTCAGCCGCTTCTTCAGCTGCTTTCTCTGCTGCCGCTTGTGCCGCAGCCTCTTCAGCCGCCTTCTCTGCTGCCGCTTGTGCCGCAGCCTCTTCAGCCGCCTTCTCTGCTGCCGCTTGTGCTGCAGCTTCTTCAGCCGCCTGCTCTTTCGCTGCTTGGGCTGCAGCTTCTTCAGCCGCTTTCTCTGCTGCCGCTTGTGCCGCAGCCTCTTCTGCTGCCTTTGCTTCTGCAGCTTGTTGCTCAGCTAAATTTTGCTGCTCTGCCTCTTGCTCTTTTTTACGGCCAAAACCCAACCAACCGAACATGCCTTTTTTTGCCATTATTTTGAAAACCTTATCAACATCTAATGCGATTTGAGCGTACAATAGCGCCCAAGCTGTACCCGTATTTATGGATTGGAAATTACTAAAAAGCCAAAGCGGGTATAAACCCAAGCTGTAAAACCTATAGCTTGAGTAAGAATTGGCACAGATGATAGCAAATACAAATAGATTGAGGTAGAGATGGCAGCAGGAAAAGGTGGTTCAGGTCAAGTTAGGATTATCGGTGGCCAATGGCGTAGTCGAAAACTGCCTGT comes from Psychrobium sp. MM17-31 and encodes:
- the gpmM gene encoding 2,3-bisphosphoglycerate-independent phosphoglycerate mutase, with the protein product MSAAKKPLVLVILDGWGYREDQTNNAIALANTPVLDKLWQDYPSTLISGSGMDVGLPDGQMGNSEVGHVNIGSGRVVYQNYTRIDKSILDGDFNTNPAFVDYIDASVNAGKAVHIMGLLSPGGVHSHEDHMLALIKLASERGAKDIYFHAFLDGRDTPPRSALASIEKVQALFNELGTGQIASLVGRYYAMDRDQRWDRVEVAYDLLTQGKGQHQYDCPVKALEAAYERDETDEFVGASAITNNGNAVTIEDGDALFFMNFRADRAREISRAFIDTDFTGFERNKCVELCGFVQLTQYADDIISPIAYAPEKLDNVLGEWLQNHDKTQLRISETEKYAHVTFFFNGGVETEFNGEDRILIPSPDVATYDLQPEMNSTLLTDKLVGAIESGKYDVIVCNYPNGDMVGHTGVMDAAVKACEAVDSCIGRVVEALEKVGGECLITADHGNAEQMVNETTQQAHTAHTSEPVPFIYVGRPATPAGVGKLSDIAPTMLRLMDMEIPEQMTGTPLMTLN
- a CDS encoding peptidoglycan DD-metalloendopeptidase family protein yields the protein MTTLLFSSVSFADDNKDQLKAIKGKIDEQKSLLAKQKKQQQRLQNLLRDTDKKIATAANDLYKTQQQQKTAQREQAALVTKKQTLKKTQSHQQDVLAKQLKSAYMTGNHDLMQLLLNQEQSGKTERLLGYYQYLNKARVEAIDELKQTVNALQDVEAQLVNTLAVLDKLLKQQQQAQAALKKEKQTRSNALAQLQKSYRANSAQLEQYQLSELDIKQLIKTQREAAQARPTEKPLKGLAKVRGRLTKPTKGRTTHNFGQKRSGQLRWKGVTLVGKEGQPVNSVYHGKVVFSDWLKGFGLVLVVDHGNGYMSLYGHNQALLKKAGDYVGQNEQIALLGQSGGQASPGLYFEIRHKGKAINPTRWFKK
- a CDS encoding divergent polysaccharide deacetylase family protein; this translates as MKVRFLFVSLIALIGSSFSHATVTAKPKNTPRIAIVIDDIGYRKTDFSALDLPGQFTYSVVPFAPFTQTIANAVHDSNREVMAHIPMEAVHNNHLLGKGALKLAMTEQQTRQQVQDIIADIPHVSGINNHMGSQFTTKPKNLAWLMDEISHQQLYFIDSKTTAYSMAEKVAVEHGLRTGHRHIFLDNQLDTPYLNQQFNQLIKIAKKHHYAIAIAHPHPQSIRFLKEISAKLSELGVELVPVSALLPEMTRIARARHLDNKTGANKRYIGVSATLPK
- the rpoH gene encoding RNA polymerase sigma factor RpoH, which gives rise to MSTAIQSTALMPIASGSIETYVSRAAQIPMLNAEEEHELASRLYHDGDLKAAQKLIMSHLRFVVHVAKSYAGYGLPHADLIQEGNVGLMKAVKRFNPDVGVRLVSFAVHWIKAEIHEYVLKNWRIVKVATTKAQRKLFFNLRKNKTRLGWFNQDEVDVVAKELGVSTRDVLEMENRMALTDNSFDLANDDDDSGSTNFAPTQYLEDKSSNVATYVEEKNWEDHANDKLRNALATLDERSQHIVQSRWLNDEKATLQDLAKYYEVSAERVRQLEKNAMKKLKAAME
- the ftsX gene encoding permease-like cell division protein FtsX gives rise to the protein MYFIRHLQQALASIGELWRMPISSLLTMAVLGVSLALPTALHLLMKNGQQLRGSWDSAAEITLFMKEGINENQTKNVLRRIGLYEQVSKVTYIGAEDALEEFKTLSGFGDALSYLDKNPLPSVILVVPTKQYSSPEGARELLEKLQQQPEIAFGKLDVTWLEKLTAIVNLLDDAALALGVLLLLAVALVIANTIRLSILNRREEIEVLKLVGATNDFIRRPFLYTGIWYGLIGGLIAWVCVSLILWWVEGALVGLANQLGSELTLSGLSFSEFLILIALSSGLGWLGAYGSVMRHVYEIEPENQL